From the Penaeus chinensis breed Huanghai No. 1 chromosome 28, ASM1920278v2, whole genome shotgun sequence genome, one window contains:
- the LOC125040154 gene encoding histidine ammonia-lyase-like yields MKLSVRVRGEWFQVPCKTGRETISWLGEEALGKFFKLKPSTLVPNKPETVASVRRTLGGAILDPADYVTDVLDDNDFVSVVLDSDRPNPVTETAEVKYIPEQIPGKYVPPDEYMTLDGATLTPEDLMSLGKGLYKIRLSQEAEERVTASRQLVETIVREKKVVYGITTGFGKFARTTIAEDKLEELQLNLIRSHSAGVGSPLTPERTRMLLALRINVLAKGCSGISLKVLNQYIAAFNASCLPWVPEKGTVGASGDLAPLSHLALGMLGEGKMWSPKTGWGSAKYVLEANNLPPIVMGPKEGIALINGTQLIASLGSEALERAETVARQADVVAALTLEVLKGTSRAFDSDVHKLRHHKGQIEVARRVRGLLHSDTHPSEIAQSHRFCDRVQDAYTLRCCPQVHGVVHDTLKFVRGILTDELNSATDNPLVLSEREEIISAGNFHGEYPAKACDYLAIGIHEIASMSERRIERLVNPALSELPAFLVKEGGLNSGFMLAHCTAASLVSENKVLCHPASVDSLTTSAGTEDHVSMGGFAARKAIMVVENVERVIAIELLAACQAIEFLRPLKTTAPLEEVIRVVRSVASSWEKDRFMSPDIDAATELIKEGKVWQAVRHHIEHYHRVQDVETRVFSPSMSFVGAGPPRNNKRALNNGGQARAATQAKRGRTTVKN; encoded by the exons GTCGAGAGACAATATCATGGCTAGGCGAGGAGGCGCTCGGCAAGTTCTTCAAGCTAAAGCCGTCGACGCTCGTGCCCAACAAGCCGGAGACCGTGGCCAGCGTGCGCAGGACCTTGGGCGGCGCCATCCTGGACCCGGCCGACTACGTCACCGACGTTCTGGACGACAACGACTTCGTCTCCGTAG TCTTGGACAGCGACCGGCCGAATCCCGTGACAGAGACCGCCGAGGTCAAGTACATTCCGGAACAGAT CCCAGGTAAATATGTGCCTCCCGACGAATACATGACGCTGGACGGCGCCACGCTTACGCCAGAGGATCTCATGAGCCTTGGGAAGGGACTCTACAAGATCCGG CTGAGCCAGGAGGCCGAGGAGCGCGTCACGGCGTCGCGGCAGCTGGTGGAGACCATCGTGCGGGAGAAGAAAG TTGTCTACGGAATTACAACCGGATTTGGCAAATTCGCTCGCACGACCATCGCCGAGGATAAACTTGA GGAGTTGCAGCTGAATCTGATTAGGTCCCATTCTGCTGGCGTAGGATCCCCCCTAACTCCGGAAAGGACCCGGATGTTGCTGGCCCTAAGAATCAATGTCCTGGCTAAGGGCTGTTCCGGCATCTCCCTGAAGGTGCTCAACCAGTACATCGCAGCTTTCAATG CCTCTTGTCTGCCATGGGTGCCCGAGAAGGGAACGGTGGGCGCCTCCGGAGACTTAGCTCCACTCTCGCACCTGGCCCTCGGGATGCTCGGGGAGGGCAAGATGTGGAGCCCGAAGACCGGCTGGGGAAGCGCCAAATAC GTTCTTGAGGCGAATAACCTTCCTCCGATTGTGATGGGACCCAAAGAAGGAATCGCCCTCATTAACGGCACGCAACTGATTGCCTCCCTGGGATCCGAGGCCCTAGAGCGGGCAGAGACGGTGGCGCGCCAGGCGGACGTGGTGGCGGCGCTCACGCTTGAAGTCCTCAAGGGCACTTCCCGGGCCTTCGACAGCG ATGTGCACAAACTGCGACATCACAAAGGTCAGATTGAGGTGGCTAGACGGGTCAGAGGGCTTCTGCACAGCGACACCCACCCCTCTGAAATTGCTC AGTCGCATAGGTTTTGTGACCGTGTGCAGGATGCATACACGCTGCGATGCTGTCCGCAGGTTCACGGCGTAGTGCACGACACTCTCAAGTTCGTGAGAGGCATCCTCACGGACGAACTTAACTCCGCGACTGACAATCCG CTCGTGCTGTCAGAACGAGAGGAGATCATCAGCGCCGGCAACTTCCACGGCGAATACCCAGCCAAGGCCTGCGACTACTTGGCCATTGGCATCCACGAGATCGCGTCCATGTCCGAGCGCAGGATTGAACGCCTTGTCAACCCTG CCTTGAGTGAGCTTCCGGCCTTCCTGGTAAAAGAAGGAGGACTTAATTCTGGCTTCATGTTGGCCCACTGCACGGCTGCTTCCTTAG TGTCGGAGAATAAGGTCCTGTGTCACCCGGCCAGTGTGGACTCCCTCACCACATCGGCAGGAACGGAAGACCACGTGTCCATGGGAGGATTTGCAGCACGGAAGGCGATTATG GTGGTGGAGAACGTGGAGCGCGTCATTGCCATCGAGCTCCTTGCTGCGTGCCAGGCCATCGAGTTTCTTCGTCCTCTCAAGACCACCGCACCGCTCGAGGAGGTCATCCGAGTCGTCCGGTCTGTGGCCAG CTCGTGGGAAAAGGACCGCTTTATGTCGCCTGACATCGATGCCGCCACTGAGCTTATAAAAGAAGGGAAGGTTTGGCAAGCCGTTCGACATCATATCGAGCACTACCATCGAGTTCAG GACGTGGAGACGCGCGTGTTCTCGCCCAGCATGAGCTTCGTGGGGGCGGGTCCGCCCAGAAACAACAAGCGAGCGCTGAACAACGGCGGCCAGGCACGGGCGGCCACACAGGCCAAGCGGGGAAGGACAACAGTCAAGAACTAA